One Elephas maximus indicus isolate mEleMax1 chromosome X, mEleMax1 primary haplotype, whole genome shotgun sequence DNA segment encodes these proteins:
- the LOC126068615 gene encoding ferritin heavy chain-like — translation MATAPSSQVRQNYHQECEAAVNWQINLELYASYVYLSMAFHFDRDDVALKNFAAYFLRQSHEEREHAERLLRLQNQRGGRIQLRDIRKPDLNDWGSGLNAMQCAFDLEQSVNQSLLDLHRLATDKGDAQLCDFLESHFLQEQVKAIKELGDNVTTLRKLGAPGAGLAEYFFDKFTLGDKEN, via the coding sequence ATGGCGACCGCGCCGTCCTCGCAAGTGCGTCAGAACTACCACCAGGAGTGCGAGGCCGCCGTCAACTGGCAGATCAACCTGGAGCTCTACGCGTCCTACGTGTACCTCTCCATGGCCTTCCACTTCGACCGCGACGACGTGGCCCTGAAGAACTTCGCCGCCTACTTCCTGCGCCAGTCGCACGAGGAGCGCGAGCACGCGGAGAGGCTGCTGAGGCTGCAGAACCAGCGCGGGGGCCGCATCCAGCTCCGCGACATCAGGAAGCCCGACCTGAACGACTGGGGCAGCGGCCTCAACGCCATGCAGTGCGCCTTCGACCTGGAGCAGAGCGTCAACCAGAGCCTCCTGGATCTGCACCGGCTGGCCACCGACAAGGGCGACGCGCAGCTGTGTGACTTCCTGGAGAGTCACTTTCTGCAAGAGCAGGTGAAGGCCATCAAGGAGCTGGGCGACAACGTGACCACCCTGCGCAAGCTGGGGGCCCCGGGCGCCGGCCTGGCCGAGTACTTCTTCGACAAGTTCACCCTGGGCGACAAGGAGAACTGA
- the LOC126068800 gene encoding protein FAM47E-like, with amino-acid sequence MAHQRRRSRPVALEPMPPGMNCKPWYKDRLPSKYFAKSKDRPKFPTSLNSRSWVFVREGLDDFRRGCPPCGEMIIRGPKESCLPVIYPTTPRAAPKSCRKKLSKESALFSKLSPAQIARKAFVEDTEAHLRSHPLASYLDLEDEMPVELLQKVLEVLDPDKKLEDTWAYCQDGRKRTKQPKELLKNRSTKVFLNLPKVTPVPNPDDWLEEIQESIEDLPEAPPIPENISTAVADFCEWVATFECTGVDEEFVLNKFDLCSDCKPKLGSPKIKDIILVPPEIKYSEGLSKKAQPKFSLPEPDVVKKLHDLETTPQKKHVKMRYGAWYLKPKLWKKLREDEPLLDPNAENEVENAYFRKDRKEYDILAELYGTIAFKDFILNKGYTMPSLIERVFMKKGWRYDTTKTPTVLSTRNSSSGESSEED; translated from the coding sequence ATGGCCCATCAGAGGCGGCGCTCCCGGCCTGTGGCGCTGGAACCCATGCCCCCAGGCATGAACTGTAAACCCTGGTACAAAGACAGACTGCCTTCCAAGTACTTTGCAAAGTCCAAGGACAGGCCAAAGTTCCCCACCTCCTTGAACTCCCGGAGTTGGGTGTTCGTGAGAGAGGGGTTGGACGACTTCAGGAGAGGTTGCCCACCTTGCGGAGAGATGATCATTCGGGGCCCTAAGGAGAGCTGTCTACCCGTAATTTATCCCACGACTCCCAGAGCTGCCCCGAAGAGTTGTCGGAAGAAGCTTTCTAAGGAATCAGCCCTGTTTTCCAAGCTCTCCCCAGCCCAAATAGCAAGGAAGGCCTTCGTGGAGGACACAGAAGCCCATCTGAGGTCTCATCCCTTGGCTTCCTACCTGGATCTGGAAGATGAAATGCCTGTAGAGCTCTTACAAAAGGTGCTGGAAGTACTAGACCCTGACAAGAAGCTGGAGGACACCTGGGCTTATTGTCAGGATGGCAGGAAAAGAACGAAGCAAcccaaagagcttttaaaaaatcgTTCTACGAAAGTCTTTCTGAACCTTCCCAAGGTGACACCTGTGCCAAATCCAGATGATTGGCTTGAAGAAATACAGGAATCCATAGAGGATTTGCCCGAAGCACCTCCTATTCCGGAAAATATATCCACAGCAGTTGCTGACTTCTGCGAATGGGTTGCTACCTTTGAATGTACTGGCGTTGATGAAGAGTTCGTCCTGAATAAGTTTGACCTTTGTTCTGATTGCAAACCAAAGCTGGGTTCGCCCAAAATAAAGGATATAATCCTGGTTCCTCCAGAAATAAAGTACTCGGAGGGGCTAAGTAAAAAGGCACAACCAAAATTCTCCTTACCAGAACCAGACGTGGTGAAGAAACTCCATGATCTAGAGACTACTCCTCAAAAGAAGCACGTGAAGATGAGGTATGGAGCATGGTACCTGAAGCCCAAGCTGTGGAAAAAGCTAAGAGAAGATGAACCTTTGCTTGACCCCAATGCTGAAAATGAAGTTGAAAATGCCTATTTTAGAAAGGATAGAAAGGAATATGACATTCTTGCAGAGCTTTATGGAACAATTGCctttaaggatttcattctaaACAAGGGTTATACAATGCCAAGTTTAATTGAAAGGGTTTTTATGAAGAAGGGATGGAGGTATGATACTACTAAGACTCCCACAGTACTATCAACAAGAAATAGCTCAAGTGGGGAGTCCTCAGAAGAGGATtag